A region of the Microcystis aeruginosa FD4 genome:
GTATTTCTAGGGTAAAAGCCTCGGCAGCTTTTGAGCGATAGCGATTCGGGTTAATAATTACCGACAAAGTGCGTCGTACTTCCACATCTTTAATTCTGGTCGCGTGGATAACTCCCATTTGTAGTTCTTTTTCGATCGCTGTCACCGAGACAAAAGCCGCCCCTAAACCGGATTGTACGGCATTTTTAATCGCCTCGATCGAGTTAAGTTCCATCTCCACTTTTAAGCGTTTGGTATCGATATCGCAACGAGTTAAAACCTTGTCGATAACTTTGCGAATCGTCGATTGGGAATCGAGGGTGATAAATTTTAGTCGATATAAATCCTCTTTTTGAATCATTTCTACCTTAGACAGAGGATGAAAAATCGGCAGGACTAAAGCCAGTTCATCGTCTGCGTAGGGGATAATCCGCAGGGTTTCTTGTAATTCGGCGGGAACTTCTCCCCCGATAATGGCCAAATCCACTTGACCGTTAGCAACGCTCCAAGAGGTGCGACGGGTGGAATGAACTTGTAGCTGTACGGATACTTCTGGGTATTTTTGCCGAAAAATCC
Encoded here:
- a CDS encoding LysR family transcriptional regulator yields the protein MTDIPFTLDQLRILKAIAAEGSFKRAADTLYVSQPAVSLQVQNLEKQLNVPLFDRGGRKAQLTEAGHLLLSYGEKIITLCQETCRAIEDLQNLQGGTLIVGASQTTGTYLLPRMIGIFRQKYPEVSVQLQVHSTRRTSWSVANGQVDLAIIGGEVPAELQETLRIIPYADDELALVLPIFHPLSKVEMIQKEDLYRLKFITLDSQSTIRKVIDKVLTRCDIDTKRLKVEMELNSIEAIKNAVQSGLGAAFVSVTAIEKELQMGVIHATRIKDVEVRRTLSVIINPNRYRSKAAEAFTLEILPQFSTYPEYLADDHNFEPIPNSQPAEIMSK